A window from Schistosoma haematobium chromosome 3, whole genome shotgun sequence encodes these proteins:
- a CDS encoding hypothetical protein (SECRETED:SignalP(1-23)), translated as MRTNFMCLLLAIALDSILCVTESNNHEIDENDSRKNETMERRMSDSNKHNSEFSRTETRETKNKHSQENSKDSRSSSSGDVGFQSSQRKFQLKYSNQKRSDIYTTGYQTFLGKRRRGSKSHVKTIFRKRSGYDRNGQKKRTTTFESYGEADSFDRKKIRDVFDVNGYISEGRKRSKLGGYIQEEQHAFMSGGHKSQLSRNDRKSSEGGSHFVNEKHDQTSNNRTFENIQRESNSTQLPRRK; from the coding sequence ATGAGAACAAATTTCATGTGTTTGTTATTAGCAATCGCTCTAGACTCTATACTATGTGTAACAGAAAGTAATAACCATGAAATCGATGAAAACGATTCGAGAAAAAATGAAACAATGGAAAGAAGAATGTcagattcaaataaacacaaTTCTGAGTTCAGTAGAACGGAAACGAGAGaaactaaaaataaacattCTCAGGAAAACAGCAAAGACTCACGTTCAAGTTCAAGTGGTGATGTCGGATTCCAATCTTCACAACGAAAATTCCAACTGAAATACTcaaatcaaaaaagaagtgataTTTATACTACCGGTTACCAAACATTCCTCGGAAAACGTAGACGAGGCAGTAAATCACATGTGAAAACCATATTCAGAAAACGTTCTGGCTACGATCGCAATGGTCAAAAGAAACGAACTACCACATTCGAAAGTTATGGTGAGGCAGACAGTTTCGATAGAAAGAAAATACGTGATGTGTTCGATGTGAATGGATACATTTCGGAGGGTCGGAAGCGTAGTAAACTCGGTGGATACATCCAAGAAGAACAACATGCGTTTATGTCAGGTGGACATAAGTCGCAACTTTCTCGAAATGATAGGAAATCTAGTGAGGGTGGGAGTCACTTCGTAAATGAAAAACATGATCAAACGTCTAATAATCGTACTTTCGAAAACATTCAAAGGGAATCAAACAGTACCCAATTGCCACGtcgaaaatga